In a genomic window of Zingiber officinale cultivar Zhangliang chromosome 9B, Zo_v1.1, whole genome shotgun sequence:
- the LOC122025291 gene encoding oxysterol-binding protein-related protein 3A-like: MGSKDEKPTGGGLFSSITSSVRNWGSAMQRSVNGLLGYEGLEVINPEGGNEDAEAEAQRGRWKQEDRDGYWKMMHKYIGSDVTSLVTLPVIICEPMTMLQKMAELMEYSYLLDLADQCEDPYMRLVYSSSWAISVYYAFQRTWKPFNPILGETYEMVNHGNLTFIAEQVSHHPPKSAAHAENDHFTYDITSKLKTKFLGNSLEIYPLGRTRVKLKKDDVILDLVPPLTKVNNLIFGRTWTDSPGEMIMTNLTTGDKVVLYFQPCGWFGAGRYEVDGYVYSAEEEPKILMTGKWNESMSCQPCDQEGEPLPGTELKEVWRLAAAPENDKFQYTYFAHKINSFDTAPKRFLASDSRLRSDRYALEKGDLSKAGAEKSSLEERQRAEKRIREAKGHQFTPRWFNITSEISPTPWGDIEVYEYNGKYSEHRAQIDSSKTIDEIDIETIKFNPWQYADLSAE; this comes from the exons GCTATTGGGTTATGAAGGACTTGAAGTTATCAATCCTGAAGGAGGCAACGAAGATGCTGAGGCAGAAGCACAGCGAGGAAGATGGAAGCAAGAG GATAGAGATGGTTATTGGAAGATGATGCACAAATATATAGGATCGGATGTAACATCACTTGTGACATTGCCTGTCATCATTTGTGAGCCAATGACAATGCTTCAGAAGATGGCTGAG TTAATGGAGTACTCTTACTTATTAGATCTAGCAGATCAGTGTGAGGATCCATATATGCGGTTAGTTTATTCTT CTTCTTGGGCAATTTCTGTGTACTATGCCTTTCAGCGTACATGGAAGCCTTTCAATCCTATCCTTGGTGAGACTTATGAAATGGTTAATCATGGTAATCTGACATTCATCGCAGAACAG GTTAGTCATCATCCACCAAAGAGCGCAGCACATGCTGAGAATGATcattttacttatgatatcacttcaaaattgaaaacaaaatttttagGAAATTCCCTTGAAATTTATCCTCTGGGAAG GACAAGGGTGAAACTCAAGAAAGATGATGTAATACTGGATTTGGTGCCACCTCTTACAAAGGTTAATAATCTTATATTCGGGCGCACATGGACTGACTCACCTGGTGAGATGATTATGACAAACTTGACCACTGGGGATAAAGTTGTATTGTATTTCCAACCATGTGGCTGGTTTGG TGCTGGGCGATATGAAGTGGATGGATATGTATACAGTGCAGAAGAAGAACCAAAAATACTAATGACTGGAAAATGGAATGAATCAATGAGTTGCCAGCCGTGTGATCAGGAAGGAGAACCCCTACCTGGAACTGAGCTAAAGGAG GTATGGAGACTTGCTGCAGCTCCTGAAAATGACAAATTTCAATACACATATTTTGCCCATAAAATAAACAGCTTCGATACAGCACCTAAAAGGTTTTTAGCATCCGACTCCCGATTGCGATCTGATAGATATGCACTCGAGAAAGGTGATTTGTCCAAAGCCGGTGCAGAAAAGAGCAG TTTGGAGGAGCGACAGAGAGCAGAAAAAAGGATCCGAGAAGCTAAGGGACATCAGTTTACACCAAGATGGTTCAACATAACCAGTGAAATCAGTCCCACACCCTGGGGTGATATAGAGGTGTACGAATACAACGGTAAATACTCAGAGCACCGGGCTCAGATCGATAGCTCCAAAACTATCGACGAGATTGATATTGAAACTATCAAGTTCAATCCATGGCAGTATGCCGATCTGTCTGCAGAATGA
- the LOC122025292 gene encoding receptor-like cytoplasmic kinase 176 — protein MGNCLGTKVKAENASPTAFASGGESEHSSRKGNVSSALSSKVSASSLPSTPRSEVDILSSSNLKSFTFNDLKTTTRNFRPDSVLGEGGFGSVFKGWIDETTLAAAKPGTGLVIAVKKLNQEGFQGHKEWLAEVNYLSQLSHPNLVKLIGYCLEDEQRLLVYEFMPRGSLENHLFRRSSYYQPLSWNIRMKVALGAAKGLAFLHSDEAKVIYRDFKTSNVLLDSDYNAKLSDFGLAKDGPSGDKSYVSTRIMGTYGYAAPEYLATGHLTCRSDVYSFGVVLLEMLAGRRAIDKNQPSGQYHLVEWARPFLMSKRSIANIMDPRLEGQYSAAGIQKTALLALQCISMEAKRRPTMDQVVTALEQLQDATDIGRSSKTKLKSRR, from the exons ATGGGaaattgcttgggcaccaaggtcAAGGCGGAGAACGCCTCCCCCACCGCCTTTGCTTCAG GAGGAGAATCTGAGCATAGCTCCAGGAAGGGGAATGTATCGAGCGCTTTGAGCAGCAAGGTGTCTGCTTCCTCTTTGCCTTCCACTCCACGAAGTGAGGTCGATATCTTGTCGTCTTCGAATCTGAAGAGCTTCACCTTCAATGACCTCAAAACCACCACCCGGAACTTCCGGCCGGACAGTGTGCTTGGGGAGGGAGGTTTTGGCTCAGTCTTCAAGGGCTGGATCGATGAAACCACACTTGCAGCAGCCAAGCCTGGGACTGGATTGGTCATTGCTGTGAAGAAACTCAACCAGGAAGGGTTTCAGGGTCACAAGGAGTGGTTG GCTGAAGTTAATTACTTGAGTCAGCTGTCTCACCCAAACCTCGTAAAGCTTATCGGATACTGTCTCGAGGATGAACAAAGGCTTCTCGTGTATGAGTTCATGCCTCGCGGCAGCTTGGAGAATCATCTTTTCAGGA GGAGTTCATACTATCAACCGCTTTCGTGGAATATCCGGATGAAGGTTGCCCTTGGAGCTGCAAAAGGACTTGCTTTTCTTCATAGTGACGAGGCAAAGGTCATCTACCGCGATTTCAAAACCTCCAATGTGCTTCTGGATTCT GATTACAACGCAAAGCTTTCTGATTTCGGATTGGCAAAAGATGGGCCATCTGGGGACAAAAGCTATGTCTCTACAAGGATCATGGGGACATATGGATATGCTGCTCCAGAGTATCTTGCAACTG GCCATTTGACGTGTAGGAGTGATGTCTATAGCTTCGGAGTTGTTCTTCTTGAGATGTTGGCCGGACGACGAGCCATTGACAAGAACCAACCATCAGGACAATACCATTTGGTGGAGTGGGCAAGGCCTTTTCTCATGAGCAAGAGAAGTATCGCGAACATCATGGATCCCAGATTGGAAGGGCAGTACTCAGCGGCTGGGATCCAGAAGACGGCTCTTCTTGCACTGCAGTGCATATCTATGGAAGCAAAGCGGAGGCCAACTATGGATCAAGTAGTGACTGCTTTAGAACAGCTTCAAGATGCTACAGACATAGGTAGAAGTTCAAAGACCAAGCTGAAGTCAAGACGATAG